In a genomic window of Pseudoglutamicibacter albus:
- a CDS encoding DUF6318 family protein — protein sequence MTNLKRSAIATALTLALVSGLAACGSSDDAKPAEAAPSASPPASQSDKEAKGKAASGSGKEPAKPKPSASPSPKGPYKPATPKRPAQNVPVPGPLPEVAKEESKAGQVAFIEHWAKEFNYAVETGKLRPEFWEMTSRSCNYCKEVERALKNMEEQKTWNVGGDITVDNIRPDIEPLEDGIYEVRFSVSETARKRYASGKTKPVEEYPAGAVDQAFVELRRVKGQWRLEGFYQIAD from the coding sequence ATGACAAATCTAAAACGAAGCGCTATCGCCACAGCCCTGACGCTCGCGCTTGTTTCCGGGTTAGCCGCCTGCGGATCCAGCGACGATGCGAAGCCAGCCGAAGCGGCACCGTCCGCCTCGCCGCCTGCAAGCCAGAGCGACAAGGAAGCGAAAGGCAAGGCCGCTTCCGGTAGCGGCAAAGAACCTGCGAAACCCAAGCCTTCGGCCAGCCCGTCACCGAAGGGCCCGTATAAACCGGCCACCCCGAAACGCCCGGCCCAGAATGTCCCCGTCCCCGGACCCTTGCCCGAGGTAGCGAAAGAAGAAAGCAAAGCAGGGCAGGTCGCGTTCATCGAGCACTGGGCTAAGGAGTTCAACTACGCAGTGGAAACAGGGAAACTTCGCCCGGAATTCTGGGAAATGACGAGTAGGTCCTGCAATTACTGCAAGGAAGTCGAAAGAGCTCTCAAAAACATGGAGGAACAAAAAACCTGGAACGTCGGCGGCGACATAACCGTGGACAACATACGGCCCGACATTGAGCCTCTCGAAGACGGTATTTACGAGGTGCGCTTCTCAGTTAGCGAGACCGCACGTAAGCGTTATGCGTCGGGGAAAACCAAACCTGTTGAAGAGTATCCCGCCGGCGCGGTAGACCAGGCCTTCGTAGAGCTACGCAGGGTTAAGGGGCAATGGCGATTAGAAGGGTTCTATCAAATTGCGGACTAA
- a CDS encoding DUF3052 domain-containing protein translates to MGISGDHLVQELGYDEDVDFELREVIEEVTGEPILDEDEHEVVDAVLLWWRDGDGDLVDAMVDALTDLDDGGVVWLLTPKLGEEGHVSAVEIQEAAPTAGLHRTSAVDVSELWSAVCLQQRKRN, encoded by the coding sequence ATGGGGATCTCTGGGGATCACCTTGTTCAAGAGCTCGGTTATGACGAGGATGTCGATTTTGAGCTGCGTGAGGTGATCGAGGAGGTCACTGGCGAGCCGATTCTGGACGAGGACGAGCATGAGGTTGTCGACGCCGTGTTGTTGTGGTGGCGCGACGGCGACGGTGACCTTGTCGATGCGATGGTTGATGCCCTCACGGACCTTGATGACGGCGGTGTTGTGTGGCTTTTGACCCCGAAGCTGGGGGAGGAGGGCCATGTTTCCGCTGTTGAGATTCAGGAGGCAGCCCCGACGGCAGGGCTTCATAGGACGAGTGCCGTTGATGTGTCTGAGTTGTGGTCTGCTGTGTGTTTGCAGCAGCGGAAGCGCAACTGA
- the aceE gene encoding pyruvate dehydrogenase (acetyl-transferring), homodimeric type, giving the protein MAQQDHHITDIRSGLVKHLSDTDPEETKEWLESFDGLVEAHGTERAEYIVRSLLQRAGAKSVAVPMVTTTDYVNTIPVDQEPEFPGTEELERAYRRWIRWNAAVMVHRAQAPGLSVGGHISTYAGAATLYEVGFNHFFRGPGHDGGGDQIFFQGHASPGMYARAFLEGRLTDEQLDSFRQEKSKAPNGLPSYPHPRMMPDFWQFPTVSMGLGPANAIYQAQFNRYLHNRGIKDTSQQHVWAFLGDGEMDEPESRGFLQHAANEGLDNLTFVINCNLQRLDGPVRGNGKIMQELEAYFRGAGWNVIKVVWGREWDALLEKDHDGSLVNIMNETPDGDYQTYKAESGAFVREHFFGKSPQTKAMVEDMSDQEIWQLKRGGHDYNKVYAAYKAATEHKGQPTVILAQTVKGYGLGTHFEGRNATHQMKKLTLQDLKDFRDHLRIPISDEELEKDPARPPYYHPGMDDEAIRYMITRRQALGGFVPERRERTSAIALPDKTAYRGAKRGSGRQEAATTMAFVRLLRDLMRDKEFGHRIVPIIPDEARTFGMDSFFPTAKIYNPQGQNYVSVDRDLMLAYKESPQGVILHTGINEAGSVAALTAAGSSYSTHQEPMIPVYIFYSMFGFQRTGDSIWAAADQLARGFMIGATAGLTTLTGEGTQHMDGHSLILAATNPGVVSYDPAYGYEIGHIVRDGLERMYGGEHPDPNVIYYLTVYNEPIKQPAEPDDVDVEGILKGIHQVSKGEAEGPTVQLLASGVAVPWIFKAQELLAEDWGVNADLWSVTSWSELRRDGLRAEKQRFLHPESDAPVPYVTEKLQGADGPFLAVSDYQHHVPDMIRRFVPGDYTTLGGDDFGFADTRPAARRYFHIDAESIVVRALQELADRGEIDKDVPAQAIKKYDLLDVNAGSTGGGGGDA; this is encoded by the coding sequence TTGGCTCAACAGGACCATCACATCACCGACATCCGTAGCGGATTGGTGAAACATCTGTCTGACACCGACCCAGAAGAAACTAAAGAATGGCTCGAGTCATTCGACGGGCTCGTTGAAGCCCACGGGACCGAACGCGCCGAATACATTGTGCGTTCCCTCCTGCAGCGCGCCGGCGCCAAGTCTGTTGCCGTGCCGATGGTCACCACCACCGACTACGTCAACACGATCCCGGTGGACCAAGAACCAGAATTCCCGGGTACTGAAGAACTTGAGCGTGCCTACCGCCGTTGGATCCGCTGGAACGCAGCAGTCATGGTCCACCGTGCACAAGCGCCAGGCTTGTCCGTAGGTGGCCACATCTCCACCTATGCAGGTGCCGCGACCCTCTATGAGGTCGGCTTCAACCACTTCTTCCGCGGCCCGGGCCACGATGGTGGCGGCGACCAGATCTTTTTCCAAGGCCACGCCTCCCCCGGTATGTATGCGCGCGCCTTCCTTGAAGGACGCCTCACCGACGAGCAGCTGGATTCCTTCCGTCAGGAGAAGTCGAAGGCACCAAACGGTTTGCCGTCCTACCCGCACCCGCGCATGATGCCTGACTTCTGGCAGTTCCCGACCGTTTCGATGGGTCTTGGACCAGCGAACGCTATCTACCAGGCACAGTTCAACCGCTACCTGCACAACCGCGGCATCAAGGACACCTCCCAGCAACACGTTTGGGCATTCCTTGGCGATGGCGAAATGGACGAGCCAGAATCGCGCGGATTCCTGCAGCACGCCGCCAACGAAGGCCTCGACAACCTGACCTTCGTCATTAACTGCAACCTGCAGCGCCTCGACGGCCCGGTTCGCGGTAACGGCAAGATCATGCAGGAACTTGAAGCCTACTTCCGTGGCGCAGGCTGGAACGTCATCAAGGTTGTGTGGGGCCGTGAATGGGATGCCCTGCTGGAGAAGGACCACGATGGTTCGCTCGTGAACATCATGAACGAAACACCAGACGGCGACTACCAGACCTACAAGGCTGAGTCCGGTGCTTTCGTGCGCGAGCACTTCTTCGGTAAGTCCCCACAGACCAAGGCAATGGTCGAAGACATGAGCGACCAGGAAATCTGGCAGCTCAAGCGCGGCGGCCACGACTACAACAAGGTCTATGCGGCTTATAAGGCCGCTACTGAGCATAAGGGCCAGCCAACCGTGATCCTCGCCCAGACAGTCAAGGGTTACGGTCTCGGAACCCACTTCGAGGGCCGCAACGCGACCCACCAGATGAAGAAGCTCACCCTGCAAGACCTCAAGGATTTCCGCGATCACCTGCGTATCCCGATCTCGGATGAAGAACTTGAGAAGGATCCGGCGCGCCCGCCGTACTACCACCCGGGCATGGACGATGAAGCGATCCGGTACATGATCACCCGCCGCCAGGCACTCGGCGGTTTCGTGCCGGAACGCCGCGAACGCACTTCCGCGATCGCTCTACCGGATAAGACCGCATACCGCGGCGCAAAGCGTGGTTCTGGCCGTCAGGAAGCCGCAACCACGATGGCGTTCGTGCGTCTGTTGCGCGATCTGATGCGTGACAAGGAATTCGGCCACCGCATCGTGCCGATCATTCCGGACGAGGCACGCACCTTCGGTATGGACTCCTTTTTCCCTACCGCGAAGATCTACAACCCGCAGGGTCAGAACTACGTCTCGGTGGACCGCGATCTGATGCTCGCGTATAAGGAATCCCCGCAGGGTGTCATTCTGCACACCGGCATCAACGAAGCCGGTTCCGTTGCGGCACTAACTGCGGCAGGTTCGTCGTATTCGACGCATCAAGAACCGATGATCCCGGTCTACATTTTCTACTCGATGTTCGGTTTCCAGCGCACTGGTGACAGCATTTGGGCTGCCGCTGACCAGCTGGCACGTGGCTTCATGATCGGGGCGACCGCTGGTCTGACGACCCTCACCGGTGAGGGCACCCAGCACATGGATGGCCATTCGCTCATCTTGGCTGCAACCAACCCGGGTGTTGTCTCTTACGACCCTGCCTATGGCTACGAGATCGGTCACATCGTCCGTGACGGGCTTGAACGCATGTACGGCGGCGAGCACCCAGATCCGAACGTGATCTACTACCTCACGGTCTACAACGAGCCGATCAAGCAGCCGGCAGAACCTGATGACGTCGATGTTGAAGGCATCTTGAAGGGTATCCACCAGGTGTCTAAGGGTGAGGCTGAGGGCCCAACGGTTCAGCTGCTCGCTTCCGGTGTTGCTGTTCCATGGATCTTCAAGGCACAAGAGTTGCTCGCTGAGGACTGGGGTGTCAACGCTGATCTGTGGTCAGTGACCTCGTGGTCGGAGTTGCGTCGCGACGGCCTGCGTGCTGAGAAGCAACGCTTCCTGCACCCTGAGTCCGATGCTCCGGTTCCTTACGTGACCGAGAAGCTCCAGGGCGCGGACGGTCCGTTCCTCGCGGTCAGCGACTATCAGCACCATGTGCCGGATATGATCCGCCGTTTTGTGCCAGGCGACTACACAACGTTGGGTGGCGACGACTTCGGTTTCGCCGATACTCGTCCTGCGGCTCGCCGCTACTTCCACATCGATGCCGAGTCGATTGTTGTCCGTGCGCTCCAGGAGTTGGCGGACCGCGGCGAGATCGATAAGGATGTTCCAGCTCAGGCGATCAAGAAGTACGATCTGCTCGATGTCAACGCTGGTTCGACCGGCGGTGGCGGCGGCGACGCCTAA
- a CDS encoding redoxin domain-containing protein: protein MPVNPTGAAPGLAAVSVPVVNQHGEEVVLSERVGQITVLSFFPLSFTPVCHSELSMLAQVSPEWTAAGVYVAACSVDSRYTLRTVSDQLGLGFDALSDFWPHGALAQSLDAFDADRGHATRTAFVWDAAGRMTARIEADRTASRPLDAYVDALRKAGAFV from the coding sequence ATGCCTGTGAATCCTACCGGGGCGGCGCCAGGGTTGGCAGCTGTCTCGGTTCCCGTGGTGAACCAACACGGCGAGGAGGTTGTGCTTTCTGAGCGTGTTGGGCAGATCACGGTTTTGAGTTTTTTCCCGTTGAGTTTCACCCCGGTGTGCCATTCGGAGCTGAGTATGCTCGCGCAGGTCTCGCCTGAATGGACTGCCGCTGGAGTGTATGTGGCGGCGTGTTCGGTGGATTCACGCTATACGTTACGAACCGTGTCAGATCAGCTGGGTTTGGGCTTTGATGCGTTGAGCGATTTTTGGCCGCACGGCGCGCTCGCTCAGTCTTTGGATGCGTTCGATGCTGACCGCGGCCACGCTACACGCACCGCGTTCGTGTGGGATGCTGCCGGCCGGATGACCGCCCGAATTGAAGCTGACCGCACAGCCAGCAGGCCTCTTGATGCGTATGTCGATGCGCTGCGCAAAGCGGGTGCATTCGTGTAG
- a CDS encoding PKD domain-containing protein produces the protein MVWSQACTASALDRSGAVTASTKVAGSDLHVAEMVDPKARNAAKTQACTRRAVDECGQRDDLLYTTNTATTQLACRAKSKPSKNDAPAQQAPLTITEIRTLIATETKRIRIHPGAVTTDAIKPNTLTTAWTNFYLTKNNKNNSDTSSADGVVRETIDVLDENVTVELTPVKYRWNYGDGEARTSRTAGKMLPTKADVWEKETPTSHMYQKRGTYRVEATVTYTGKYSLDNGETWDTIPGTLETQATPLDIRVWSMRSVNVSGPCQPGNPNNDPTCKIQDFTIFKPRQTR, from the coding sequence TTGGTCTGGAGCCAGGCCTGTACCGCCTCTGCGTTGGACCGTTCCGGCGCGGTAACCGCTTCCACCAAGGTTGCTGGTAGTGACCTGCACGTAGCCGAGATGGTGGACCCGAAAGCTCGTAACGCGGCTAAAACCCAAGCCTGCACCCGACGAGCAGTGGACGAATGCGGTCAACGTGACGACCTGCTCTACACCACCAACACCGCCACCACCCAACTCGCCTGCCGTGCTAAAAGCAAACCGTCTAAGAACGATGCTCCGGCTCAGCAGGCTCCGCTGACCATCACTGAAATCCGAACCCTGATCGCGACCGAAACCAAACGCATCCGCATCCACCCCGGAGCAGTCACCACCGATGCGATCAAACCCAACACCCTCACCACCGCCTGGACCAACTTCTACCTCACCAAAAACAACAAGAACAACAGCGACACTTCCAGCGCTGATGGTGTGGTGCGGGAAACCATCGACGTCCTCGATGAAAACGTCACAGTGGAACTCACACCTGTGAAGTATCGGTGGAACTACGGCGACGGTGAAGCCCGCACTTCCAGAACCGCAGGGAAAATGCTGCCCACTAAAGCGGATGTGTGGGAGAAAGAAACCCCGACCTCCCACATGTACCAGAAACGAGGAACCTACCGGGTGGAAGCCACCGTGACCTACACCGGGAAGTACTCCCTGGATAACGGTGAAACCTGGGACACCATCCCCGGCACCTTAGAAACCCAAGCCACACCCCTAGACATACGAGTCTGGAGCATGCGATCAGTCAACGTCTCCGGCCCCTGCCAACCAGGCAACCCCAACAACGATCCGACCTGCAAAATACAAGACTTCACCATCTTCAAACCCCGCCAAACACGCTAA